The Rhopalosiphum maidis isolate BTI-1 chromosome 1, ASM367621v3, whole genome shotgun sequence genome has a segment encoding these proteins:
- the LOC113548625 gene encoding sesquipedalian-1-like: MKINEKNLSAYSTSTSPVDKEGWLCKRGELNKGYQKRWFVLKGNLLFYFDRKSDKEPLGVVILEGCSIELAENDDQFSFKIIFHGPNNRSYILGADSQESMEQWMKSLACASYDYMKFMVADLQRQLKELEESPARVTLQVPNNQTSQKKESSGQSSPQPPPRGRNNPFNKPINSHQSPQRKDIVSLRKTFKELHNQLGRPILRDRNEWRFGLMKQELNTQEPLITL; this comes from the exons ATGAAGATAAACGAGAAAAATTTATCTGCGTATTCGACATCGACGTCACCAGTGGACAAAGAAGGATGGCTTTGCAAACGAGGAGAACTCAATAAAGGCTACCAGAAAAGATGGTTTGTTCTTAAAGGCAACTTGCTTTTTTATTTCGACAGGAAAAGTGATAAGGAGCCGCTCGGTGTTGTCATATTGGAAGGATGCAGTATTG AGTTGGCCGAAAATGATGACCagttcagttttaaaattatttttcatggtCCTAATAATAGGAGCTATATATTGGGAGCCGATAGTCAGGAGTCAATGGAACAGTGGATGAAGTCATTGGCTTGTGCCAGTTAtgattatatgaaatttatgGTGGCTGATTTACAAAGACAACTTAAAGAACTGgaag AATCGCCTGCTCGAGTAACTCTTCAAGTACCAAATAACCAAACATCACAAAAAAAAGAATCTAGTGGACAATCATCGCCGCAGCCACCTCCAAGAGGTCGTAATAATCCTTTTAATAAGCCAATCAATAGTCATCAATCTCCTCAGCGTAAAGATATAGTTTCGCTTCGGAAGACATTCAAAGAGCTACATAACCAACTTGGTAGACCTATACTTAGAGATAGGAATGAATGGAGGTTTGGATTAATGAAACAAGAATTAAACACTCAAGAACCGCTCATTACATTATGA
- the LOC113561199 gene encoding putative phospholipase B-like 2: MSVKNIAVVAFLMSSAAIVTLSKLSSRDADDSNQIFYAIADDDNNIRIRHTEDGRFVGKASYTRSINVTGWDYLEILTSIEVDDATQAYAAGLLEGFVTAELINTYWHNIFQNFCDDRTDLCVKLGEYLQTNKNWVMSQVTEKNGSDAYWHQVGLMYKQLDGLYDGYKLNTKEGMQSLSWEHFFWMNVQEDLFNLCDAFNSSHPRKKPFGAGSCSVLIKLLPESKELFFSHVAGNRYETMLRIQKRYRLNYKESKSSYQLVLGHDITFSSYPGFLYSMDDFYLISSGLAVTETTISVYNPKLWTNVQPIGQVMVFIRAMVANRLASDGLAWTKLFKQHNSGTYNNQWLVINYSLFRPGRKLPRRGLLYVLEQIPGLVETRDVTESFQKQTYWASYNVPFLKAISEASGQDDMVKRYGNWFSYRDTPRARIFARDHVGVTDMPSMLRLMRSNDFRNDPESRCEFCAPPYSAENAISPRNDLNDKDGVYPFEALGYSNQGAIDAKVTSYMTFKRLKFLAISGPTWGTGGRLGGFCWSKSRAANVSHAGLPDCWNFKPKLHRWQWQN; this comes from the exons atgtctGTAAAAAATATCGCGGTCGTCGCGTTTCTAATGTCGTCTGCGGCCATTGTGACGCTGTCAAAGCTGAGCTCGCGAGACGCCGACGACTCGAATCAGATATTTTACGCTATCGCTGAcgacgacaataatattaggaTTCGACACACGGAAGATGGCAGATTCGTCGGTAAAGCTAGTTACACTCGGAGTATTAACGTTACTGG TTGGGATTACTTAGAAATACTTACATCCATTGAAGTAGATGACGCAACCCAAGCCTATGCTGCTGGTTTGTTGGAAGGATTCGTCACTGCCGAATTAATAAACACGTATtggcataatatttttcaaaatttctgTGACGACCGAACAGACTTATGCGTAAAACTGGGAGAGTATTTGcagacaaataaaaattgggtCATGTCCCAGGTGACGGAGAAAAACGGATCGGACGCGTATTGGCATCAG GTTGGACTCATGTACAAACAACTCGACGGGTTATACGATggatataaattgaatacaaaagaAGGAATGCAGTCTTTGTCATGGGAACATTTTTT TTGGATGAACGTTCAagaagatttatttaatttatgtgacGCCTTTAATTCTTCGCACCCTCGTAAAAAACCGTTTGGGGCTGGATCGTGTTCAgttcttataaaattactacCTGAATCCAAAGAGTTATTCTTCTCTCACGTGGCCGGGAATCG GTACGAAACAATGTTGAGAATACAAAAGCGATATCGTCTTAATTACAAGGAAAGTAAATCGTCGTACCAATTAGTGTTAGGACACGACATAACATTCAGTTCGTATCCCGGTTTTCTATATTCGATGGACGATTTTTACTTGATTTCTTCAGGCTTAGCAGTCACCGAAACCACTATTTCAGTTTACAATCCAAAGCTATGGACCAATGTTCAGCCAATTGGGCAG GTGATGGTTTTCATTCGGGCGATGGTAGCTAACCGGCTAGCGTCCGACGGATTGGCCTGGACGAAATTGTTTAAGCAACATAACAGTGGCACGTACAACAACCAATGGCTGGTGATCAATTACTCGTTGTTTCGACCCGGTCGCAAACTGCCCAGAAGAGGGTTGCTCTACGTGCTGGAGCAAATACCCGGACTGGTCGAGACGCGTGACGTGACGGAATCATTTCAGAAACAGACGTACTGGGCAAGCTACAACGTGCCATTCTTAAAGGCAATCTCCGAGGCCAGTGGTCAAGACGATATGGTTAAGCGATATGGAAATTG GTTTTCATACCGAGACACTCCCCGGGCTCGCATATTTGCCAGGGACCACGTCGGTGTGACGGACATGCCAAGTATGCTGCGCCTGATGCGCTCCAACGATTTCAGAAATGATCCAGAGTCCAGGTGCGAGTTTTGTGCTCCCCCGTATTCGGCTGAAAACGCCATTTCGCCCAG GAATGATTTGAATGACAAAGACGGAGTGTACCCGTTCGAGGCACTTGGCTATTCTAACCAAGGTGCTATAGACGCCAAAGTAACGAGTTACATGACCTTCAAGAGGCTAAAATTTTTGGCCATTTCCGGGCCGACTTGGGGCACTGGAGGACGTCTTGGCGGGTTCTGTTGGAGCAAATCACGCGCGGCCAACGTCAGTCACGCCGGACTACCTGACTGTTGGAATTTCAAACCTAAATTACATAGGTGGCAGTGGCAAAACTAG
- the LOC113561197 gene encoding putative phospholipase B-like 2, producing MLSIRCIILLSLLSVWALQCSAILKNQTLLAVKKDNNRITIQPKLYIVKPKEIIIGKAKYIDRINSTGWAYLEIRTSQKAKDEDQAYGAGYLEGTLTADLIYSYWFNTAKDYCTDRLEVCQQLKDYMSTNKNWIKSKSNESDPYWYQIGLYYKQLDGLYDGYMRGKSPDTPDLTWDDLYWLNALDDLGDLSVALNPSEASHRVLGSGSCSALIKLMSGNKDIFISHVTWSGYETMLRIQKRYSLRFRKSKTSTKLIRGFDMSFSSFPGGIQSGDDFYLISSGLTTMETTIENYNNSLWSNVKPVGQVLEFVRAMVANRLADNPTAWADIFKLHNSGTYNNQWMIVNYAAFQPGSPLPSRDVLHVLEQMPGHVMHDDLTGHLINRTYWASYNVPYFPFIFNISGNRDMEQRYGSWFSYSDTPRARIFARDHVKIHCDNCMLHLMRSNNFTRDPESRCDCSPPYSAENAISARNDLNPVNGTYPIEALGHRSHGATDVKVTSSQLFQQLQFKAISGPTQGSNNSLGPFCWSKSDFNDKVSHLGQPDCFNFKPVLHQWSL from the exons ATGTTGTCAATAAGATGTATAATACTTCTCTCATTGTTGTCCGTTTGGGCGTTACAGTGTTCGGCTATTCTGAAAAATCAAACACTGTTAGCGGTAAAAAAGGACAACAATCGAATAACTATTCAGCCTAAACTCTACATAGTTAAGcctaaagaaataattatcgGTAAAGCCAAATATATAGACAGGATCAACAGTACAGG ATGGGCTTATTTAGAGATCAGGACTTCACAAAAAGCCAAAGACGAAGATCAAGCTTATGGTGCTGGGTATTTGGAAGGTACGTTAACCGCTGATCTCATATATAGCTATTGGTTTAACACGGCAAAGGACTATTGCACCGACCGTTTGGAGGTCTGTCAACAATTAAAAGATTACATGTCGACCAACAAAAATTGGATTAAATCGAAATCAAATGAGTCCGACCCATATTGGTAccag attggaCTGTATTATAAACAACTTGATGGGTTGTACGACGGATACATGCGAGGCAAGTCACCCGATACGCCCGATTTGACTTGGGACGATTTATA CTGGTTAAACGCCCTTGACGACTTGGGCGACTTATCCGTCGCTTTGAATCCATCAGAAGCTAGTCATCGTGTCCTGGGAAGTGGATCATGTTCGGCTCTAATCAAATTGATGTCAGGAAACAAAGACATATTCATATCGCATGTGACTTGGAGCGG ATACGAAACAATGTTGAGAATACAGAAAAGGTATAGTCTGCGGTTTAGGAAAAGCAAAACGTCCACCAAACTGATACGCGGATTCGACATGTCGTTCAGTTCGTTCCCGGGTGGTATTCAATCCGGAGATGATTTTTACCTGATATCTTCTGGTTTGACCACTATGGAGACtactattgaaaattataacaattccCTGTGGTCCAACGTGAAACCGGTCGgtcag gttttgGAATTCGTGCGAGCAATGGTCGCGAACCGCTTGGCCGATAACCCAACTGCCTGGGCGGATATATTCAAGCTCCACAATAGCGGCACGTACAACAATCAGTGGATGATCGTCAACTATGCGGCCTTCCAACCTGGAAGTCCGTTACCATCCAGAGACGTACTTCACGTCCTCGAACAGATGCCTGGACATGTGATGCACGATGATTTAACAGGCCATTTAATCAACCGGACGTACTGGGCCAGCTACAACGTGCCCTATTTTccgtttatatttaacataagcgGAAACCGCGACATGGAACAACGTTACGGCTCGtg GTTTTCGTACTCCGACACACCTCGGGCTCGCATATTTGCCAGAGACCATGTAAAGATTCACTGTGACAATTGTATGTTACATCTAATGCGGTCTAATAACTTTACACGTGATCCAGAATCCCGATGCGACTGCAGTCCCCCATATTCTGCGGAAAATGCAATATCAGCCAG aaacGATTTGAATCCTGTGAACGGTACGTATCCTATTGAAGCGTTAGGTCATCGGTCGCACGGGGCCACCGACGTTAAAGTTACTTCGAGCCAGCTATTTCAACAGTTGCAATTCAAAGCGATTTCTGGCCCCACTCAAGGTAGCAACAACAGTTTAGGACCTTTTTGTTGGAGTAAATCGGATTTCAATGATAAAGTTAGTCATCTTGGTCAACCCGACTGCTTCAATTTTAAACCAGTATTACATCAATggtctttataa